The proteins below come from a single Hippocampus zosterae strain Florida chromosome 5, ASM2543408v3, whole genome shotgun sequence genomic window:
- the rprd2b gene encoding regulation of nuclear pre-mRNA domain-containing protein 2 isoform X1: MAAGSGAASGHGARSSNAAFEASLDRRFQGISNTMESIQSISGWCIENKKQSGLVVRYWMKWLKKSDNNHRLNLFYLANDVIQNCKRKNAIVFRSAFADVLPNAALLIKDAKVRKSVERILSIWEERSVYPEELLTQLKANLNKKEKDREKQKEKEKVKEKEKGRETPPVTAKTKAAIKSKIVEEFAPSSLIEQLSGYKQAVAEEEFREKQLTALRLDICSTEALKRLKDKAGGNKFAKDFEDGCQKLQEFVGFLEEELKTGPPLLEALENADIFYETQYKEVKIVANAYSAFANRVASLKRKLDSLKSTLPGPEDSPIPSPSEDAPSPTGSDSPLLGTGSARAQVDPELDGKAMDEGDLPSDSREDMDVSDEEERSSLTLAGGKTGEISPPDVKLDAGSKTPTTPTKASKTNAASAVTPATPTSASQTPSTPLGVNMAKVDLGKISSILSSLTAAMKNTAGSPSARPSPGTASTPSAQSAASKATPTSPALASILSRVDITPEGILSALSKKKTPALSSLLHNVTNSAQPTRASPETAAAPSSAKPLKPKSTVGNSLKRDTPSRNRVWEKERQLSPPPPPRLAAALAPPSLESKINSFLQGNPGFTLALGDTSPDRVDGTPVRDEAAGTPTQDEIMDAPGSLAESLGSSGSNNLSPTAYRNEPWDAVITPSGSNNDGDFASPRYGGAKRSDETKRKQMGSAPGKELTKAKKEAQHSQAAMARAKGDRRLSAGSRKASAGSEDGGAIGKREDKLKGGQSPGRDAKDGGGYHRIETLVSPCTEGAPIETVGYSNQPAAGERIKTVESIRVIGRDSRRGGGAGARSGASMWYEEEEYMEAHSASPHAISLPLGVGQGGSGDMPAAMPPPPHLLTHPPPPPPIPHPLPPPPPPQIPFQMLFHGDSLQTPPPSHLLPPPLPSPHFFGTPPTIPRPPPPPMSPSGVMVGGICVPVDRMQAGPPPGRHDGVERGGLRGSRSSPRPLLSLLGEPPKLPRPGTVKEPFAAHHTPPIHRPGAPGAPPPLLGRVKETPNLQPPPTSPSTPPSPAVEGAPARAPAQSAAPPGQNPPASPSGQPRSHPPSPVPLLALPTQRPPLLSVPNPHRPPQRGQHARHFNEPGGGRFRGSKRPGPPFAGGPFHGQKRPFQPPRY; encoded by the exons CTGACAACAACCATCGATTGAATCTCTTCTACCTTGCCAATGATGTCATTCAGAACTGCAAAAGAAAGAACGCGATTGTGTTCCGTTCGGCCTTTGCCGACGTTCTCCCCAACGCTGCCCTTCTCATCAA GGACGCAAAGGTGCGCAAGTCCGTGGAAAGGATCTTGTCAATCTGGGAGGAGCGCAGCGTGTACCCTGAGGAGCTCCTCACCCAGTTGAAAGCCAACTTGAACAAGAAGGAGAAAGATCGAGAGAAgcagaaggaaaaagaaaaggtcaaggaaaaggaaaaaggaagagAGACGCCACCCGTGACTG CCAAGACCAAAGCTGCAATCAAGTCCAAGATCGTTGAAGAGTTTGCC cccagCTCGCTTATAGAGCAACTGTCAGGATACAAGCAGGCGGTTGCAGAAGAGGAATTTCGCGAGAAGCAGCTCACGGCTCTCAGGTTGGACATTTGCAGCACGGAAGCGCTCAAGAGGCTGAAAG ACAAAGCGGGAGGGAACAAATTCGCCAAGGACTTTGAGGACGGCTGTCAGAAGCTGCAGGAGTTTGTTGGCTTCCTGGAGGAGGAGTTGAAGACAGGACCCCCCCTGCTGGAGGCATTGGAGAACGCGGATATCTTCTACGAGACGCAGTACAAGGAGGTCAAGATTGTGGCTAAT GCATACAGTGCTTTTGCGAACCGTGTGGCCAGTCTGAAGAGGAAACTGGACTCCCTCAAGTCGACTCTACCCGGGCCCGAAGACTCGCCCATCCCCTCCCCGTCCGAAGATGCTCCCTCCCCTACCGGCTCAGACTCCCCACTCCTGGGTACGGGTTCCGCCAGAGCGCAGGTGGACCCGGAGCTGGACGGCAAGGCCATGGACGAAGGGGACCTGCCGAGCGACAGCAGGGAGGACATGGACGTGTCTGACGAAGAGGAGCGCTCTTCTTTAACACTCG CAGGTGGCAAGACGGGCGAGATCTCCCCTCCTGACGTCAAGTTGGATGCAGGTTCCAAAACTCCGACCACACCTACCAAAGCTTCAAAGACGAACGCTGCTTCTGCGGTAACCCCAGCCACACCCACTTCTGCCTCTCAAACGCCATCCACTCCTTTGGGAGTCAACATGGCCAAGGTGGACCTGGGAAAGATCAGCTCCATCCTCAGTTCACTCACGGCCGCCATGAAGAACAcgg CAGGCAGCCCCTCAGCCCGGCCATCTCCAGGAACAGCCAGCACCCCTTCGGCCCAGTCCGCCGCCTCCAAAGCCACTCCGACAAGCCCCGCTCTCGCCAGTATTTTGTCACGTGTTGACATCACACCCGAAGGCATACTGAGCgccctgtccaaaaaaaaaacaccag CATTGTCGTCTCTCCTGCACAATGTGACCAACTCTGCTCAGCCCACTCGAGCTTCCCCAGAAACAGCAGCCGCGCCGTCGTCAGCGAAGCCTCTGAAACCGAAATCCACCGTGGGAAACAGTCTCAAGCGAGACACGCCGAGCAGGAACAGAGTCTGGGAGAAGGAGCGTCAGCTGTccccgccaccccctccccgccttGCCGCTGCACTTGCTCCTCCCAGCCTCGAATCCAAAATCAACAGTTTCTTGCAGGGTAATCCCGGTTTCACGCTGGCTTTAGGTGACACCAGTCCCGATCGCGTGGACGGAACGCCGGTGCGTGACGAGGCTGCCGGTACCCCGACCCAAGACGAGATCATGGATGCGCCGGGGAGCCTGGCCGAGTCTTTAGGCTCTTCTGGCAGCAACAACCTTTCACCCACGGCGTATCGCAATGAACCCTGGGACGCTGTGATCACGCCGTCGGGAAGTAACAACGACGGCGACTTTGCCTCCCCGCGCTACGGGGGTGCGAAAAGGAGCGACGAAACTAAAAGGAAGCAGATGGGCTCCGCGCCCGGTAAGGAGCTCACCAAGGCGAAGAAAGAGGCGCAACACAGTCAGGCTGCGATGGCCAGGGCGAAGGGTGATCGACGGCTCTCGGCCGGCTCTCGAAAAGCAAGCGCGGGCTCCGAAGACGGAGGAGCGATTGGGAAAAGGGAGGACAAGCTCAAGGGTGGACAGTCGCCAGGTAGGGACGCCAAGGACGGCGGGGGCTACCATCGCATCGAGACCCTCGTTTCCCCCTGTACCGAGGGTGCGCCCATTGAGACGGTGGGCTATTCTAACCAGCCCGCCGCAGGGGAGAGAATCAAGACGGTGGAGAGCATCCGCGTGATTGGACGAGACTCtcggcgggggggaggggccgGCGCGCGCTCCGGCGCGTCAATGTGGTACGAAGAGGAAGAGTACATGGAAGCCCATTCTGCCTCGCCCCACGCCATCTCCCTCCCTCTTGGCGTCGGCCAGGGGGGAAGCGGCGACATGCCCGCCGCCATGCCACCCCCGCCCCATCTCCTCACTCAcccccctccgcctcctcccATCCCTCACCCtctccctcctccgcccccaccGCAAATCCCCTTCCAAATGCTTTTCCATGGTGATAGTCTGCAGACTCCGCCCCCTTCCCACCTCCTCCCACCGCCTCTTCCCTCGCCCCATTTCTTTGGCACGCCCCCCACTATACCTCgacctcccccgcctcccatgTCTCCCTCGGGGGTCATGGTCGGTGGAATTTGCGTACCCGTCGACCGGATGCAAGCCGGTCCGCCCCCGGGCAGACATGACGGTGTGGAGCGAGGAGGCCTGAGGGGCAGCAGGTCCTCGCCGCGTCCACTCCTGTCATTGTTGGGCGAGCCTCCCAAACTGCCTCGTCCCGGCACGGTCAAAGAGCCTTTTGCCGCCCACCATACACCCCCTATCCACCGCCCGGGCGCACCCGGTgcccctccgcctctcctcGGCCGGGTGAAGGAGACCCCAAATCTGCAGCCTCCGCCCACATCTCCTTCGACACCACCGTCCCCCGCGGTCGAAGGCGCGCCCGCACGAGCTCCGGCTCAATCCGCCGCGCCTCCTGGGCAAAACCCCCCAGCGAGTCCAAGCGGGCAGCCCCGCAGCCACCCTCCCAGTCCGGTGCCCCTCCTGGCGCTGCCTACTCAAAGGCCCCCCCTGCTGTCTGTCCCCAACCCGCACAGACCTCCGCAGCGAGGCCAGCACGCGCGACACTTTAACGAGCCAGGCGGCGGGAGGTTCCGCGGCAGCAAGCGTCCTGGCCCTCCCTTCGCGGGCGGCCCCTTCCACGGCCAGAAGAGACCCTTCCAACCGCCGCGCTACTGA
- the rprd2b gene encoding regulation of nuclear pre-mRNA domain-containing protein 2 isoform X3, producing the protein MAAGSGAASGHGARSSNAAFEASLDRRFQGISNTMESIQSISGWCIENKKQSGLVVRYWMKWLKKSDNNHRLNLFYLANDVIQNCKRKNAIVFRSAFADVLPNAALLIKDAKVRKSVERILSIWEERSVYPEELLTQLKANLNKKEKDREKQKEKEKVKEKEKGRETPPVTAKTKAAIKSKIVEEFAPSSLIEQLSGYKQAVAEEEFREKQLTALRLDICSTEALKRLKDKAGGNKFAKDFEDGCQKLQEFVGFLEEELKTGPPLLEALENADIFYETQYKEVKIVANAYSAFANRVASLKRKLDSLKSTLPGPEDSPIPSPSEDAPSPTGSDSPLLGTGSARAQVDPELDGKAMDEGDLPSDSREDMDVSDEEERSSLTLGGKTGEISPPDVKLDAGSKTPTTPTKASKTNAASAVTPATPTSASQTPSTPLGVNMAKVDLGKISSILSSLTAAMKNTAGSPSARPSPGTASTPSAQSAASKATPTSPALASILSRVDITPEGILSALSKKKTPALSSLLHNVTNSAQPTRASPETAAAPSSAKPLKPKSTVGNSLKRDTPSRNRVWEKERQLSPPPPPRLAAALAPPSLESKINSFLQGNPGFTLALGDTSPDRVDGTPVRDEAAGTPTQDEIMDAPGSLAESLGSSGSNNLSPTAYRNEPWDAVITPSGSNNDGDFASPRYGGAKRSDETKRKQMGSAPGKELTKAKKEAQHSQAAMARAKGDRRLSAGSRKASAGSEDGGAIGKREDKLKGGQSPGRDAKDGGGYHRIETLVSPCTEGAPIETVGYSNQPAAGERIKTVESIRVIGRDSRRGGGAGARSGASMWYEEEEYMEAHSASPHAISLPLGVGQGGSGDMPAAMPPPPHLLTHPPPPPPIPHPLPPPPPPQIPFQMLFHGDSLQTPPPSHLLPPPLPSPHFFGTPPTIPRPPPPPMSPSGVMVGGICVPVDRMQAGPPPGRHDGVERGGLRGSRSSPRPLLSLLGEPPKLPRPGTVKEPFAAHHTPPIHRPGAPGAPPPLLGRVKETPNLQPPPTSPSTPPSPAVEGAPARAPAQSAAPPGQNPPASPSGQPRSHPPSPVPLLALPTQRPPLLSVPNPHRPPQRGQHARHFNEPGGGRFRGSKRPGPPFAGGPFHGQKRPFQPPRY; encoded by the exons CTGACAACAACCATCGATTGAATCTCTTCTACCTTGCCAATGATGTCATTCAGAACTGCAAAAGAAAGAACGCGATTGTGTTCCGTTCGGCCTTTGCCGACGTTCTCCCCAACGCTGCCCTTCTCATCAA GGACGCAAAGGTGCGCAAGTCCGTGGAAAGGATCTTGTCAATCTGGGAGGAGCGCAGCGTGTACCCTGAGGAGCTCCTCACCCAGTTGAAAGCCAACTTGAACAAGAAGGAGAAAGATCGAGAGAAgcagaaggaaaaagaaaaggtcaaggaaaaggaaaaaggaagagAGACGCCACCCGTGACTG CCAAGACCAAAGCTGCAATCAAGTCCAAGATCGTTGAAGAGTTTGCC cccagCTCGCTTATAGAGCAACTGTCAGGATACAAGCAGGCGGTTGCAGAAGAGGAATTTCGCGAGAAGCAGCTCACGGCTCTCAGGTTGGACATTTGCAGCACGGAAGCGCTCAAGAGGCTGAAAG ACAAAGCGGGAGGGAACAAATTCGCCAAGGACTTTGAGGACGGCTGTCAGAAGCTGCAGGAGTTTGTTGGCTTCCTGGAGGAGGAGTTGAAGACAGGACCCCCCCTGCTGGAGGCATTGGAGAACGCGGATATCTTCTACGAGACGCAGTACAAGGAGGTCAAGATTGTGGCTAAT GCATACAGTGCTTTTGCGAACCGTGTGGCCAGTCTGAAGAGGAAACTGGACTCCCTCAAGTCGACTCTACCCGGGCCCGAAGACTCGCCCATCCCCTCCCCGTCCGAAGATGCTCCCTCCCCTACCGGCTCAGACTCCCCACTCCTGGGTACGGGTTCCGCCAGAGCGCAGGTGGACCCGGAGCTGGACGGCAAGGCCATGGACGAAGGGGACCTGCCGAGCGACAGCAGGGAGGACATGGACGTGTCTGACGAAGAGGAGCGCTCTTCTTTAACACTCG GTGGCAAGACGGGCGAGATCTCCCCTCCTGACGTCAAGTTGGATGCAGGTTCCAAAACTCCGACCACACCTACCAAAGCTTCAAAGACGAACGCTGCTTCTGCGGTAACCCCAGCCACACCCACTTCTGCCTCTCAAACGCCATCCACTCCTTTGGGAGTCAACATGGCCAAGGTGGACCTGGGAAAGATCAGCTCCATCCTCAGTTCACTCACGGCCGCCATGAAGAACAcgg CAGGCAGCCCCTCAGCCCGGCCATCTCCAGGAACAGCCAGCACCCCTTCGGCCCAGTCCGCCGCCTCCAAAGCCACTCCGACAAGCCCCGCTCTCGCCAGTATTTTGTCACGTGTTGACATCACACCCGAAGGCATACTGAGCgccctgtccaaaaaaaaaacaccag CATTGTCGTCTCTCCTGCACAATGTGACCAACTCTGCTCAGCCCACTCGAGCTTCCCCAGAAACAGCAGCCGCGCCGTCGTCAGCGAAGCCTCTGAAACCGAAATCCACCGTGGGAAACAGTCTCAAGCGAGACACGCCGAGCAGGAACAGAGTCTGGGAGAAGGAGCGTCAGCTGTccccgccaccccctccccgccttGCCGCTGCACTTGCTCCTCCCAGCCTCGAATCCAAAATCAACAGTTTCTTGCAGGGTAATCCCGGTTTCACGCTGGCTTTAGGTGACACCAGTCCCGATCGCGTGGACGGAACGCCGGTGCGTGACGAGGCTGCCGGTACCCCGACCCAAGACGAGATCATGGATGCGCCGGGGAGCCTGGCCGAGTCTTTAGGCTCTTCTGGCAGCAACAACCTTTCACCCACGGCGTATCGCAATGAACCCTGGGACGCTGTGATCACGCCGTCGGGAAGTAACAACGACGGCGACTTTGCCTCCCCGCGCTACGGGGGTGCGAAAAGGAGCGACGAAACTAAAAGGAAGCAGATGGGCTCCGCGCCCGGTAAGGAGCTCACCAAGGCGAAGAAAGAGGCGCAACACAGTCAGGCTGCGATGGCCAGGGCGAAGGGTGATCGACGGCTCTCGGCCGGCTCTCGAAAAGCAAGCGCGGGCTCCGAAGACGGAGGAGCGATTGGGAAAAGGGAGGACAAGCTCAAGGGTGGACAGTCGCCAGGTAGGGACGCCAAGGACGGCGGGGGCTACCATCGCATCGAGACCCTCGTTTCCCCCTGTACCGAGGGTGCGCCCATTGAGACGGTGGGCTATTCTAACCAGCCCGCCGCAGGGGAGAGAATCAAGACGGTGGAGAGCATCCGCGTGATTGGACGAGACTCtcggcgggggggaggggccgGCGCGCGCTCCGGCGCGTCAATGTGGTACGAAGAGGAAGAGTACATGGAAGCCCATTCTGCCTCGCCCCACGCCATCTCCCTCCCTCTTGGCGTCGGCCAGGGGGGAAGCGGCGACATGCCCGCCGCCATGCCACCCCCGCCCCATCTCCTCACTCAcccccctccgcctcctcccATCCCTCACCCtctccctcctccgcccccaccGCAAATCCCCTTCCAAATGCTTTTCCATGGTGATAGTCTGCAGACTCCGCCCCCTTCCCACCTCCTCCCACCGCCTCTTCCCTCGCCCCATTTCTTTGGCACGCCCCCCACTATACCTCgacctcccccgcctcccatgTCTCCCTCGGGGGTCATGGTCGGTGGAATTTGCGTACCCGTCGACCGGATGCAAGCCGGTCCGCCCCCGGGCAGACATGACGGTGTGGAGCGAGGAGGCCTGAGGGGCAGCAGGTCCTCGCCGCGTCCACTCCTGTCATTGTTGGGCGAGCCTCCCAAACTGCCTCGTCCCGGCACGGTCAAAGAGCCTTTTGCCGCCCACCATACACCCCCTATCCACCGCCCGGGCGCACCCGGTgcccctccgcctctcctcGGCCGGGTGAAGGAGACCCCAAATCTGCAGCCTCCGCCCACATCTCCTTCGACACCACCGTCCCCCGCGGTCGAAGGCGCGCCCGCACGAGCTCCGGCTCAATCCGCCGCGCCTCCTGGGCAAAACCCCCCAGCGAGTCCAAGCGGGCAGCCCCGCAGCCACCCTCCCAGTCCGGTGCCCCTCCTGGCGCTGCCTACTCAAAGGCCCCCCCTGCTGTCTGTCCCCAACCCGCACAGACCTCCGCAGCGAGGCCAGCACGCGCGACACTTTAACGAGCCAGGCGGCGGGAGGTTCCGCGGCAGCAAGCGTCCTGGCCCTCCCTTCGCGGGCGGCCCCTTCCACGGCCAGAAGAGACCCTTCCAACCGCCGCGCTACTGA
- the rprd2b gene encoding regulation of nuclear pre-mRNA domain-containing protein 2 isoform X2 → MAAGSGAASGHGARSSNAAFEASLDRRFQGISNTMESIQSISGWCIENKKQSGLVVRYWMKWLKKSDNNHRLNLFYLANDVIQNCKRKNAIVFRSAFADVLPNAALLIKDAKVRKSVERILSIWEERSVYPEELLTQLKANLNKKEKDREKQKEKEKVKEKEKGRETPPVTAKTKAAIKSKIVEEFAPSSLIEQLSGYKQAVAEEEFREKQLTALRLDICSTEALKRLKDKAGGNKFAKDFEDGCQKLQEFVGFLEEELKTGPPLLEALENADIFYETQYKEVKIVANAYSAFANRVASLKRKLDSLKSTLPGPEDSPIPSPSEDAPSPTGSDSPLLGTGSARAQVDPELDGKAMDEGDLPSDSREDMDVSDEEERSSLTLAGGKTGEISPPDVKLDAGSKTPTTPTKASKTNAASAVTPATPTSASQTPSTPLGVNMAKVDLGKISSILSSLTAAMKNTGSPSARPSPGTASTPSAQSAASKATPTSPALASILSRVDITPEGILSALSKKKTPALSSLLHNVTNSAQPTRASPETAAAPSSAKPLKPKSTVGNSLKRDTPSRNRVWEKERQLSPPPPPRLAAALAPPSLESKINSFLQGNPGFTLALGDTSPDRVDGTPVRDEAAGTPTQDEIMDAPGSLAESLGSSGSNNLSPTAYRNEPWDAVITPSGSNNDGDFASPRYGGAKRSDETKRKQMGSAPGKELTKAKKEAQHSQAAMARAKGDRRLSAGSRKASAGSEDGGAIGKREDKLKGGQSPGRDAKDGGGYHRIETLVSPCTEGAPIETVGYSNQPAAGERIKTVESIRVIGRDSRRGGGAGARSGASMWYEEEEYMEAHSASPHAISLPLGVGQGGSGDMPAAMPPPPHLLTHPPPPPPIPHPLPPPPPPQIPFQMLFHGDSLQTPPPSHLLPPPLPSPHFFGTPPTIPRPPPPPMSPSGVMVGGICVPVDRMQAGPPPGRHDGVERGGLRGSRSSPRPLLSLLGEPPKLPRPGTVKEPFAAHHTPPIHRPGAPGAPPPLLGRVKETPNLQPPPTSPSTPPSPAVEGAPARAPAQSAAPPGQNPPASPSGQPRSHPPSPVPLLALPTQRPPLLSVPNPHRPPQRGQHARHFNEPGGGRFRGSKRPGPPFAGGPFHGQKRPFQPPRY, encoded by the exons CTGACAACAACCATCGATTGAATCTCTTCTACCTTGCCAATGATGTCATTCAGAACTGCAAAAGAAAGAACGCGATTGTGTTCCGTTCGGCCTTTGCCGACGTTCTCCCCAACGCTGCCCTTCTCATCAA GGACGCAAAGGTGCGCAAGTCCGTGGAAAGGATCTTGTCAATCTGGGAGGAGCGCAGCGTGTACCCTGAGGAGCTCCTCACCCAGTTGAAAGCCAACTTGAACAAGAAGGAGAAAGATCGAGAGAAgcagaaggaaaaagaaaaggtcaaggaaaaggaaaaaggaagagAGACGCCACCCGTGACTG CCAAGACCAAAGCTGCAATCAAGTCCAAGATCGTTGAAGAGTTTGCC cccagCTCGCTTATAGAGCAACTGTCAGGATACAAGCAGGCGGTTGCAGAAGAGGAATTTCGCGAGAAGCAGCTCACGGCTCTCAGGTTGGACATTTGCAGCACGGAAGCGCTCAAGAGGCTGAAAG ACAAAGCGGGAGGGAACAAATTCGCCAAGGACTTTGAGGACGGCTGTCAGAAGCTGCAGGAGTTTGTTGGCTTCCTGGAGGAGGAGTTGAAGACAGGACCCCCCCTGCTGGAGGCATTGGAGAACGCGGATATCTTCTACGAGACGCAGTACAAGGAGGTCAAGATTGTGGCTAAT GCATACAGTGCTTTTGCGAACCGTGTGGCCAGTCTGAAGAGGAAACTGGACTCCCTCAAGTCGACTCTACCCGGGCCCGAAGACTCGCCCATCCCCTCCCCGTCCGAAGATGCTCCCTCCCCTACCGGCTCAGACTCCCCACTCCTGGGTACGGGTTCCGCCAGAGCGCAGGTGGACCCGGAGCTGGACGGCAAGGCCATGGACGAAGGGGACCTGCCGAGCGACAGCAGGGAGGACATGGACGTGTCTGACGAAGAGGAGCGCTCTTCTTTAACACTCG CAGGTGGCAAGACGGGCGAGATCTCCCCTCCTGACGTCAAGTTGGATGCAGGTTCCAAAACTCCGACCACACCTACCAAAGCTTCAAAGACGAACGCTGCTTCTGCGGTAACCCCAGCCACACCCACTTCTGCCTCTCAAACGCCATCCACTCCTTTGGGAGTCAACATGGCCAAGGTGGACCTGGGAAAGATCAGCTCCATCCTCAGTTCACTCACGGCCGCCATGAAGAACAcgg GCAGCCCCTCAGCCCGGCCATCTCCAGGAACAGCCAGCACCCCTTCGGCCCAGTCCGCCGCCTCCAAAGCCACTCCGACAAGCCCCGCTCTCGCCAGTATTTTGTCACGTGTTGACATCACACCCGAAGGCATACTGAGCgccctgtccaaaaaaaaaacaccag CATTGTCGTCTCTCCTGCACAATGTGACCAACTCTGCTCAGCCCACTCGAGCTTCCCCAGAAACAGCAGCCGCGCCGTCGTCAGCGAAGCCTCTGAAACCGAAATCCACCGTGGGAAACAGTCTCAAGCGAGACACGCCGAGCAGGAACAGAGTCTGGGAGAAGGAGCGTCAGCTGTccccgccaccccctccccgccttGCCGCTGCACTTGCTCCTCCCAGCCTCGAATCCAAAATCAACAGTTTCTTGCAGGGTAATCCCGGTTTCACGCTGGCTTTAGGTGACACCAGTCCCGATCGCGTGGACGGAACGCCGGTGCGTGACGAGGCTGCCGGTACCCCGACCCAAGACGAGATCATGGATGCGCCGGGGAGCCTGGCCGAGTCTTTAGGCTCTTCTGGCAGCAACAACCTTTCACCCACGGCGTATCGCAATGAACCCTGGGACGCTGTGATCACGCCGTCGGGAAGTAACAACGACGGCGACTTTGCCTCCCCGCGCTACGGGGGTGCGAAAAGGAGCGACGAAACTAAAAGGAAGCAGATGGGCTCCGCGCCCGGTAAGGAGCTCACCAAGGCGAAGAAAGAGGCGCAACACAGTCAGGCTGCGATGGCCAGGGCGAAGGGTGATCGACGGCTCTCGGCCGGCTCTCGAAAAGCAAGCGCGGGCTCCGAAGACGGAGGAGCGATTGGGAAAAGGGAGGACAAGCTCAAGGGTGGACAGTCGCCAGGTAGGGACGCCAAGGACGGCGGGGGCTACCATCGCATCGAGACCCTCGTTTCCCCCTGTACCGAGGGTGCGCCCATTGAGACGGTGGGCTATTCTAACCAGCCCGCCGCAGGGGAGAGAATCAAGACGGTGGAGAGCATCCGCGTGATTGGACGAGACTCtcggcgggggggaggggccgGCGCGCGCTCCGGCGCGTCAATGTGGTACGAAGAGGAAGAGTACATGGAAGCCCATTCTGCCTCGCCCCACGCCATCTCCCTCCCTCTTGGCGTCGGCCAGGGGGGAAGCGGCGACATGCCCGCCGCCATGCCACCCCCGCCCCATCTCCTCACTCAcccccctccgcctcctcccATCCCTCACCCtctccctcctccgcccccaccGCAAATCCCCTTCCAAATGCTTTTCCATGGTGATAGTCTGCAGACTCCGCCCCCTTCCCACCTCCTCCCACCGCCTCTTCCCTCGCCCCATTTCTTTGGCACGCCCCCCACTATACCTCgacctcccccgcctcccatgTCTCCCTCGGGGGTCATGGTCGGTGGAATTTGCGTACCCGTCGACCGGATGCAAGCCGGTCCGCCCCCGGGCAGACATGACGGTGTGGAGCGAGGAGGCCTGAGGGGCAGCAGGTCCTCGCCGCGTCCACTCCTGTCATTGTTGGGCGAGCCTCCCAAACTGCCTCGTCCCGGCACGGTCAAAGAGCCTTTTGCCGCCCACCATACACCCCCTATCCACCGCCCGGGCGCACCCGGTgcccctccgcctctcctcGGCCGGGTGAAGGAGACCCCAAATCTGCAGCCTCCGCCCACATCTCCTTCGACACCACCGTCCCCCGCGGTCGAAGGCGCGCCCGCACGAGCTCCGGCTCAATCCGCCGCGCCTCCTGGGCAAAACCCCCCAGCGAGTCCAAGCGGGCAGCCCCGCAGCCACCCTCCCAGTCCGGTGCCCCTCCTGGCGCTGCCTACTCAAAGGCCCCCCCTGCTGTCTGTCCCCAACCCGCACAGACCTCCGCAGCGAGGCCAGCACGCGCGACACTTTAACGAGCCAGGCGGCGGGAGGTTCCGCGGCAGCAAGCGTCCTGGCCCTCCCTTCGCGGGCGGCCCCTTCCACGGCCAGAAGAGACCCTTCCAACCGCCGCGCTACTGA